A segment of the Panicum hallii strain FIL2 chromosome 1, PHallii_v3.1, whole genome shotgun sequence genome:
ATGCACTGCACCATTTGCAGGATTAATGCACTGTTTGACCACTTCAAGATGGCCCTGGATTGTTTCTTTGCTGTATGGTTCGTTGTTGGAAATGTGTGGATATTCGGTGGACGTTCTTCTGCTGCTGATGCTCCAAACTTGTACAGGTAAACGTAAACTATCCTTTCCATGAATGAGATGTCGCCTCCTTTATCCTGTTGCTGACTTTTGCTTCCCACCAGGTTATGTATTGTTTTCCTCACTTTTAGTTGCATTGGGTATGCCATGCCGTTCATCCTCTGCGCAATGATATGCTGCTGCCTTCCCTGCATTATATCTGTTATGGGTTTTAGAGAAGATACAAACAACACAAGGGGGGCTACTTCGGAATCTATCAATGCTTTGCCTACATATAAATTCAAAACAAAGAAACGCCGCCATGGTTCAGGAAGTGAAGCTGAAGGCCAAGAAGGTGGGGTAGTGGCCGCAGGGACTGAGAAGGAGCGGTCACTTTCTGCTGAAGACGCTGTATGCTTATCCATTTCTTTCTAGCTGGACTCATGTTTTTCAGAGAATTAAGTTTTTGATCCTCATCACTTATGTCTTCTCTTGTACCCTTTGGTATTGCAGGTTTGCTGCATCTGTCTTGCCAAGTATGCACACAATGATGAGCTTCGTGAACTCCCATGCTCACATTGTTTCCACAAGGATTGTGTTGATAAATGGCTCAAGATAAATGCACTTTGCCCTTTGTGCAAATATGAGATAGCGAGCTCATCCAGCACTTCTGATACACGTCAATCAGACCAGAATGCTATTCCGGTGCAGGAGATTGAAATGCATTAGGTTGGTCTGCTCTCCCTCATTACACAAGAATACCGCTGTTTGGGGTTCCCTGCCTTCATGTATAAAGTTGGAGATTGATGTATGGATTGTAGTGACTCCTAGGGTTCGTTTTATCATTGTTATCTTGGAGATGTTACAGCTCTTCTCGCTGTCACCCAACAGTGCCCAAGCCAATACTACCCAGGTTTCCATCAGCATGTATTGTACCTTGTTCTGTTTTGAATGACACTGGATGGCTACTTAGTAGCGCAAAAGAGGCAGGCCAGGTCCAGGTACATAGATGATCCGTTAACTGCGTGATCCTAGTCAACTTTGCTGTATTTCATTCGTGAAACTGAAGTTTACGATATTCAGTTGATGACTATAAAAATCTGGTAAAAACCTGTTCCACTTGTTATGAGGCGTGAACTTTCTGACTAATGGATAGTCTTGTGTTGAATGTGTCCATTTCTGTTTGCCTCTTCGCTCTTGCGAACTTATGAATTAATACCAAGACTTGCTTAATTTCGTAGTCATTTAGGGTAGTGTTCCCAAACCGTGGTTGAATGCGCTGCTTATGCTGATACTCAAGTTTACACATACGCTCGCACTGAGCGCTTGGGAGTTAAACTGGTTGCTCCGGTTTGTAAGAAAAGAGCGTCCAAGCTTGAATCAACGCTTGAATGGGCCGAAAGCTCTGTGGAATGCAAGATTAGTTTGTGGTGAGCCAAACATCAGTCAATGTGACAGTTTCTTAAAGCATGTGTTTGGTAGACTGGTCCAAAACTACTACAATTTTCGCACGCCATAGTTCCTTTGACCTGTGTCCATTTGTTACTCACCATTTTCCCGACCTTTGCACGAGTTCGCTCATCTGCCTAACATTGCACATGCTTGATCCAGATTAGGCAGGATTGAAAGTTCATGTACATCTAATCGCCCACATAACCTTAATCTTCACGTAGTTCTAGTTATGTCATTTTGCACCGTATCCTATCAAACACATGTATTCTTCTTGGTAAAGCATTGATCATCGTGTGACTGATCGTTTTGCCTCTTATCTGAGTTTCAGAACATTGATTCACCTCCACGAACAAGTTCACGGGGATAAAGGCAGCTTCTTTCTTTCCTCGGTGTTTTGCTGAAGCTTCAGCGACGGCTTGCGCTCTAGTGCTGCCTCCCCCGTCCGCTGGTCGAACGGGGTCCTGAACTCGCCCGACCCCTTCCGCTCCAGCGGCGAAGCCGAGTCCATGCGGTAGTGGTCGCTGAGAGGAGACGCCCCCGGGCCGCCGAAATCCCGGGATTCATCCTGCTCTGCTCTCTCCCTCTTCTTCCCATGGCTGCTGCCGTTCGCCGACGGCGAGTCGCTCCAGAGCTGCTGCTTGAAGTGGGGAGCCGTCATGTCCTTGCGGTCGTAGTGCTGCAGCCACGCGCGGACCCGCTTCAGCGACACGCTCCCGGAGCCGGGCTCCGCCGCCCGGAGCTCGTGGCGCTCCCGGTAGACGAACATGGCGAGGTAGGCGATGAGCACGAGCGTGGCGGCCACCGCGGTGATGAGGAACAGCCCGCTGAAGTTCCACAGGGTGAGGCTGGCGTTGGACGCGtccacgccgtcgccgccgcaggTCCCCGGCGCGCCGAACCATTTCCTCTCGATCAGCCCCATCTCGTCCCCTTCCGTGAGGCCCACGATGGCACGCGACAGCTCCGGCGCCATGGGAGACCCCTTGGGGAACGCGAACCCGAACCCGGTGCCCTTGTAGACGGGGCCGGCCATGGTGTAGCTGTCGCAGTACTGCGACAGGAAGATCTTCAGGTACGGGACCTCGTCGAACACCGCGGCGACCCCGCCGTCGTCGGAGCCCTTGGACAGCGCGTCGGCGTACTCGTCCGGCGTCGTGTAGCTCCTCAGCCTGCTCTGGTCGAAGTTCATCTCCAGGAGCTCGCCGTAGACGAAGGAACCCTCCTGGTACCCGACGTAGTCGCCGTTGTTGATGAGATCATGGATTTCCGTCACCGCCGGCTTGAGCTTCTGGACCGTCAGCATCGATGTCAAGCTGGCCGTGTAGCTCGACGTCAGGATCAGGACGGCGAACACCCATATCACCATCAGGAACTTTGACAGGTTGCTCACCACATTCTCCCCTGCGCACAATGAGAACTCGCTGTTTAAGTTGCCGCTCTCAGTTTACCGTCCTAAGGGTTGGTTGTCCAGAGCAGTGGAGGGAGAGCTTACTGTGTGCGAAGACGAGGGTGGAGAAGGCGTAGTGGAAGATGATGCCGAACTGCTGCAGCGGCGTGCCGCGGAACTCGGGGTTGATCCGGTGCTCGATCACCCAGATGACGAAGCCGGTGAAGATGAAGGCGCCGAGGCTGGCGAGCCAGAGGGCAGGGGTGAGCGGCTTCAGGAAGAAGAACATGCCCGTGGCCGCCTGCGACTGCACCGGCACCACCATCGTCCACCCGGACTCGGTGAACGGCATGGTGAAGTCAACCTCGCCCATCCTGCTCACCGTGATGGCCACGTCGCCGACGACAGCATCAGCTTTCTGCAGCAGCAAGATTAGCAGATGATGAATTCATGGTGAGTACAGTCGAGCGATCATATCATCATGGTTACTGATGACTGGCCAACTACTCAAGAAATCGTCAGCAATTTGACCGAGCTCACCTGATCGGGAACAAGGTCGATCAGTTGCTGGTAAGTTCCCGAGCTGCCATTGCCAATCCCATAGAATGGCTCGTACCGGTAGTAAACCGGATACGGCAGTGCCTTGATGGCCGCGTCGAACACATCGATGCAGTAGCCTGAGAACATTGTCCTATTGCTTGTCGTGTCGTTGTACACCCGCACGAATTGCTGGAATCCATGTTTCACCGGCACGGCGACGAcgagctcctgcccggccgGCGAGAAAGCCCACCCGTCCGGAATCCGAATGTCCGATTGGTCCACGCCGGGAAAAAGGACTTCCTTCAAGCCTTCACCGCTGCCGGCGGCGAACTCCGGTGAGATCCCAGACTTTGTGTTCCAGAAGCCCACCGTCCAGGGGCCCTCTGCGACAAAGTTCACGATCTCGTACGCCGGCGTCTGCGGCTGCCCGTTCAACAGCGTGAACTTCCCAGCCAGCCCGTCGAATGTTGTGTCACGCACAGCCTTGACCAATTTTTCGCCGGTGGCTGACACGCCGAGCTGGTCCAGCTCCGTCGGACCCGTGCTTCCTTCCGGCGGTTTGAAAGCCGAGCCGGAGATCCCGGCCGCCTCAACCGCAGCAGCGGTTGCCCATGCCGCGTCGTACGCCCGGAGCGTCGACACGGTGGGGTCTGGGATGTCTTGAGAGCCATCGTTCTCCTGCTGGAACCTTGCTCTGAACCGCTCCGCGAAGGCAGTGACCTGGCTCGTAGGCGGCGCATAAGGCCGGACGCTGAGAACACCCTGCATCGCGTCGTTGTCCTCGGGGCTCAGCGCGTCGACTTCGCCCACGCCGGCCGTGGCGATCCAGACGTAGCCTTCGGACATCATGCCGGCGTTCTTGGCCCTGTGGAACAGCCGCAGAGCCAGGGGAAGGGGCATGTGCACGACGAACACGCGAGTCGTCATCGCCGCGACGCGGTAGAGCACCGCGTCGAGGCGGTCGTCGGACGCGTCGGCCGGCACGGCCGCTCGGTGCTCCACGCTGGCTCTGACGCCTCGGACCGCGTCGGCGAGCGCCGGGGCGATGGCGGCGCCAGAGCGGGAGTCCTCATGCAGCAGAGTCGCCGCGTGCCACCCGTAGTGGCCCAGGACTTCGGCGATGGGCGCAGCCTGCGAGGACTCGTCGGCCGAGGTGCGCACGAAGAATGGCGTCTGCGCCGCGGAGGTGGCGGAGAAGGAGAGGACGGGGACGTGGGCGCGGCCGGCGATGTGGGCCACGAACTCGGCCTCGCCGGCCGTCTGCGCCCCGTCGATGATGGCCTGCACCTGCGCGTTCTTGATCAGGTCCATCGCTGCAAGCGACAAGTGTACAGTTGAGAAATCTCCGCGCTGGCCCCAGTCATGTCAGCTGAGCTACTAGTGTAATCATCAGGTTGTCAGAGATAGCCAGGATGACGATGAGCTCACCGGCAGAAACGGCGCCAACGGCATCGCCGGAGGAGTCCTTGAAACTGAGCTCGACCCTCGTGGTCGAGTTGGGGTGGCTGGCGTAGTAGTCATCCACCGCCATCTGAATGCTGGTCTTCCACCTCCTGCCGGCCGCGGACGCCAGGTCGAGTATGACGCCGACGCGGACGGGCTCCGCCGCGGTCCGGTGGCCAACCAGCGCGCCCAAAAGCCACAGCGCGACGAAggaagctgcggcggcggaACGCCTCCCCATCTCCAAGACGGTCGATTGCTTGCTGCGCCGTGCGCCCCCGCTTCGTCCCCAGGACTGGCCGGGCCTTTTTATACGGGGTGCGGCGGCGAGGACGTCGCCGTCGCTTGTCCCCGGCAGCGCATCGCGCCCATCCCCGCCTTTTTGAAATGCTCCTTGTTTGAACGGAAATTCAGCAGCAGCTTGCTGGGTGGAACTTGCAGAGCAGAGGGGCAGAGGGGACGGGCGGGCCGCCTTGTTGTCTCAGATGACCGCGATGTGTAGAGGGGATTGGCAGGATCTTGGTGAGAGCACGTAGGGCGGATCTGGGGTCTCCCTCCCGGCTAGCCATCAGCCCATCACCATCCGGCATCCAGCGTAGACGACGAAGCTGAGCCCAGGCCTTGCTTAATTTTATCTCGCCCAACATGACTGAGGCCATGAATGGTATCGAAGAAAGATAGCGGGTGTTCCCTCCCCTAGCTGCTTTCCTTAACACCACATGTCTGCATGATATTGATCTGCAGGCCAACATCAGGGTGCTACACATACAAGAAAGAACTCCTATCTCTTTGGAACGTTCTTCGAGTGCAGCTCACAACAGACCCCACAGGCTGACGTCTCCTGTACGGCTGGACGCTAGCTCCACATGGCGAGTCTCCAGCTGCTTCATCAGGTCTTCAAGCAAAGTTCAAGGATTCACTGAAACCACGCACAACAGTATAACACTAGGAACACAAGAATAATCTAGTCGGGAAAAGCTTAGGTGCTACCGTGTGGGTTACGGTGCCGTGCTACCATACTACTAAACACGGTGCATTAAAAATTACCACAGAAATATAGATGGATAGAGTATGTAGCCATAAAGCATGTATATCCATATCCATATAAAAGCTCATGTTAtaagggggtgtttggttcccggagatttattttaaaccccgttacatcggatgtttgatgctaattaggagtattaaatatagattaatgatAAAAATTTCTATAACCCTAGACTTATTCGCTAAACGAATCTATTgaacctaattagtccatgattagctcATATGATGGTATAGTATACTTTtactaatcatggattaattagtgTGTGACGGGACTTATTAAAATAAGCTCCAGGGAACCAAACACCtctaaaaaaatagaaaaacatCTTTTTTATTATACAATACAACTCAAACACTCACAACGCATGCACACTCATCTCTGTAAACACACGTATACAAGTCCTACCCGTACGAGAATCCTTGAGATTGATGAAATTACCACAGACATCTCGCTGTTGACGGGAACGTCGACTACCACTGAAAGCACAACGCCGTTAAATTCTAAAAAATTCGCTTCTATAAGGAGTCAAACTCAAAACTTCATTGCTAACCGCTGGACTATAGACTACATGCCCTTTCGCTAGTGATGGGCTGTGGATCAGGCTTGCACACTGGCCAACGACTTCTTCGGCCCCAGGCGCCTCCGCTTCTCAGCCCCGCCCATTGGCCGTGCGTCCGGTCCGGTCCGGTCCGGTGTTGCGGAGACTTTTCTTGCGCCCGCCCgaaacaccccccccccccccccccgggggcGATGCTGTAAAATTCGAACAAACTGCGACAATTCTGCCTGCTCGCTCCAGAGCCATGCTCTGGAAGCTCGTCCCACGACTTCACGTCTGCCACTCGCTGGTCAATCCTCCGTTCCTCTACAGCAAACAATATTTAGCAAGCGGAGGTGCTGCAACAGACAGACTAGGACTTCATCATTTGCAGTTACGCTGGTAAATCCCACCAGACTATAGTATCAGAAGTCAGAACCAAAGCTCAGTTCGGACCTGAGATCAACTCCATTCCTCATGCCCCCGTCTCATGAGAAGCAATAAACAACGTTTCCAGATCTGCTTATTGTGGATGCTTACCAGCAACCATAATAAACAACGTCTGTCCAGAGTCTCTGAACCGGTCCACCAGAATTCAGTCTCAAGTGCCCATCAAACAAGTTGCTCCCAGCCCTTCTCTTACGTTGAAACAGCATCTTGTCTTCCATTTAAAACTGCCGTCGCCCAGGTTTAGTTGGATCGCCATTTGTCATTCTCAGTTTGAAAATTACTGCCATGGAAACCTCCACGCGTTTTCAGTACAGTAGTCACTTCGCCAGTCTTATTCAGGTTGCATGAGACGACGAGAGGAATGAGGTGTGCAGTAATCCAAAGGTCAGCGTCAGAGGCGGTTTCACCAGAGGAGTGGAAGCTTATGGTGTTCGTTACCTGGGTTCATTCTACTTCTAGAAGATCAAGCTGAAAGCAGCAAGTGTTGGTTTCCATCTAGAGCCTCGTCAAGAAAGACTAAGGAAATCCATGCTGGAGAACACTGCAGAAACGGAAACTACTATGCAAATCCGAAGGCTTATTCCTTGTCATTACCGATTCATCGGTACATTTCACCAGTCTTATCCAGCGGATAAAATGACGGAACAGCGAAAACTACTGAGTCTTCAGGCCCTAGCGTCGAGGTTGCTTTCATGAAGTTTTATGACCAGGAAATTCTACGGAAGTTGCTGGACTAAGCATCCTCTGATCGCGTACTTGAAAGCGACCAAATGCCACAACCCGTGCTACCATCATACATCCATACTAGTTTAATTACGAGGATTGATCTGAATTTGGCTTGAAGTTTCAGGATCTTATTGAGCGCATCTGCCTTGAAACCAAAAGTCATCACATGCATTGGAAAACtaacaaaaaaaatatattatCATACATAAGCTGACTTTGCCTTCAAGTTTTTATTTTCGTTTTTTTATAATAGTTTCCCCTAGTTAATATACGTGCTAAGAGCTTTGACATTGCACTAACATCTATGACGTTGAGCCTATATTTAAAAATAGAGTGGCATTGGAGTGACACCTAAGCCTATATAGTGGCAAATTAAATAATCTCAAACGAAGCAAGGGAATTCCGTTCGTCCGGAAAACCAGACGACAAAATTCTGGCTTTCTTGTGTCAAGTTGAAGTTTGACAACGCCAGGAAATTTCTGCTCTTCTTCTGCCCTTTGACAAATGTATAAATAATAAAGCTATGCATGCGTCATGTTGCTTGGTATCTTTCAGTTAGGTTGCACTAGATATACATTAGTGTAGCTCTTTTTTTTAGCAAAAAAAAAGATAATTTATGCTCTAGTTAGATACTGTGTCTTTAGCTTTTCAACAACTTTAATAGTCTAGTTTTAAAAAGGCAGCTTACAAATCTAATGATCTGTTATGGTGCTCTAGACCTTGTAGCGAGTAGGTATACTTCACAGTATCCTAGTCTTGTATAACCATAAATTAACATAATGCCAACTATGTCACTAATTTTTTTTTTCAGTATCCGGCCGTTCGCTGCAAAAGATTCTCTCAGCCTC
Coding sequences within it:
- the LOC112902557 gene encoding E3 ubiquitin-protein ligase At1g63170-like, whose amino-acid sequence is MNTSRMEQATGVSGPEHIIDIPRDTGSSASVSRSVDRENHEELNPVDRPSTRALVPALQAPSAIGAVPSAGQTSGTRRSDNYVRRHRSPLNSGLWISIEVIVNVSQIVAAIVVLCLSRKEHPQAPLLEWVIGYTVGCFATLPHLYWRYIHRNIVNGEHEPAHAPQGSSHNNSTEATHAASASERRRNAARNAVLANPRINALFDHFKMALDCFFAVWFVVGNVWIFGGRSSAADAPNLYRLCIVFLTFSCIGYAMPFILCAMICCCLPCIISVMGFREDTNNTRGATSESINALPTYKFKTKKRRHGSGSEAEGQEGGVVAAGTEKERSLSAEDAVCCICLAKYAHNDELRELPCSHCFHKDCVDKWLKINALCPLCKYEIASSSSTSDTRQSDQNAIPVQEIEMH
- the LOC112897373 gene encoding glutamate receptor 2.8-like is translated as MGRRSAAAASFVALWLLGALVGHRTAAEPVRVGVILDLASAAGRRWKTSIQMAVDDYYASHPNSTTRVELSFKDSSGDAVGAVSAAMDLIKNAQVQAIIDGAQTAGEAEFVAHIAGRAHVPVLSFSATSAAQTPFFVRTSADESSQAAPIAEVLGHYGWHAATLLHEDSRSGAAIAPALADAVRGVRASVEHRAAVPADASDDRLDAVLYRVAAMTTRVFVVHMPLPLALRLFHRAKNAGMMSEGYVWIATAGVGEVDALSPEDNDAMQGVLSVRPYAPPTSQVTAFAERFRARFQQENDGSQDIPDPTVSTLRAYDAAWATAAAVEAAGISGSAFKPPEGSTGPTELDQLGVSATGEKLVKAVRDTTFDGLAGKFTLLNGQPQTPAYEIVNFVAEGPWTVGFWNTKSGISPEFAAGSGEGLKEVLFPGVDQSDIRIPDGWAFSPAGQELVVAVPVKHGFQQFVRVYNDTTSNRTMFSGYCIDVFDAAIKALPYPVYYRYEPFYGIGNGSSGTYQQLIDLVPDQKADAVVGDVAITVSRMGEVDFTMPFTESGWTMVVPVQSQAATGMFFFLKPLTPALWLASLGAFIFTGFVIWVIEHRINPEFRGTPLQQFGIIFHYAFSTLVFAHRENVVSNLSKFLMVIWVFAVLILTSSYTASLTSMLTVQKLKPAVTEIHDLINNGDYVGYQEGSFVYGELLEMNFDQSRLRSYTTPDEYADALSKGSDDGGVAAVFDEVPYLKIFLSQYCDSYTMAGPVYKGTGFGFAFPKGSPMAPELSRAIVGLTEGDEMGLIERKWFGAPGTCGGDGVDASNASLTLWNFSGLFLITAVAATLVLIAYLAMFVYRERHELRAAEPGSGSVSLKRVRAWLQHYDRKDMTAPHFKQQLWSDSPSANGSSHGKKRERAEQDESRDFGGPGASPLSDHYRMDSASPLERKGSGEFRTPFDQRTGEAALERKPSLKLQQNTEERKKLPLSP